A window of Tursiops truncatus isolate mTurTru1 chromosome 8, mTurTru1.mat.Y, whole genome shotgun sequence contains these coding sequences:
- the CAVIN3 gene encoding caveolae-associated protein 3 → MGESALEPGPVPGAPARGPVHAVTVVTLLEKLATMLEALRERQGGLAQRQGGLAGSVRRIQSRLGALSRSHDTTSNALAQLLAKAERVGSHADAAQERAVRRAAQVQRLEANHGLLVARGKLHVLLFKEEAEIPAKAFQKAPEPLGPADQAEPGPQQPEGEGGESSDEEEPVESRALRLRRAGLVHSLRRAFSGRKGPAAPSPTPVKPPRLGPGRSTEGQPEAQPESESKQEPEPPQDTEEDPGRPRAAKAAAAVLQIESAA, encoded by the exons ATGGGGGAGAGCGCGCTGGAGCCGGGGCCTGTTCCCGGAGCGCCGGCTAGGGGCCCGGTGCACGCCGTCACGGTGGTGACCCTGCTGGAGAAGCTGGCCACCATGCTGGAGGCGCTGCGCGAGCGGCAGGGGGGCCTGGCTCAGAGGCAGGGCGGCCTGGCGGGCTCCGTGCGTCGCATCCAGAGCCGCCTGGGCGCGCTGAGTCGCAGCCACGACACCACGAGCAACGCGCTGGCGCAGCTGCTGGCCAAGGCTGAGCGCGTGGGCTCGCACGCCGATGCCGCCCAGGAGCGCGCAGTGCGCCGAGCCGCCCAGGTGCAGCGGCTGGAGGCCAACCACGGGCTGCTGGTGGCGCGCGGGAAGCTCCACGTTCTGCTTTTCAAG GAGGAGGCTGAAATCCCGGCCAAGGCCTTCCAGAAGGCGCCGGAGCCCTTAGGCCCGGCGGACCAGGCCGAACCTGgcccacagcagccagagggcgAAGGTGGGGAGAGCTCAGACGAGGAGGAGCCCGTGGAGTCCAGGGCGCTGCGGCTGCGGCGCGCCGGGTTGGTGCATAGCTTGCGAAGGGCCTTCTCGGGCCGGAAAGGGCCTGCAGCGCCATCCCCCACGCCTGTTAAGCCTCCTCGCCTTGGGCCTGGCCGGAGCACTGAGGGCCAGCCGGAAGCCCAGCCTGAGTCGGAGTCTAAGCAGGAACCAGAACCTCCGCAGGATACCGAGGAAGATCCCGGGAGACCTAGGGCTGCCAAAGCAGCAGCGGCTGTGCTCCAAATAGAGAGTGCGGCCTAA